The DNA region CTGCTGCCGTGCAGCGCTGGGTCAAGCCTTAGCGCCCGGCGCGGCAGGTTGACACGAGGTCCGGGCCCACCACGAAGGCCCGGCGGTTGTTGCCAGCCCCAACCTATCTATGACAACATTCAAAATTCTGAATTGTCATGGTTTTTGGGACCCTATGCCGCGTCGCAAATATACCTGGGAGAAGCTCACGGATGCACAGTTGCTCGAGCAACGCCTCAGCAGTCTGAGGGTTGCGGTCGAAGGCACCTGGCTCGCGGATTGTGTCAGCACGCTCTACGAAGAGCTCGAAGAGCGGGGGATACGGCTGCGGCCGCACGCATGGATCTCGAGCGAATGGTTTAGCCCGGCCGATGTGCCCGGCATCGCCATTCCGTTCTATCTCGCCCATCCGCGCCTGATGAAGCTCGAGAAGAAGATGATGCTCGACGTCGAGGGCGCCTCGTGGTCCGAGTGCATGGCCATTCTCCGCCACGAGGCGGGGCACGCCATCCAGCACGGCTACCAGCTGCAGCGCCGCCGGCGCTGGCAGCAGCTGTTCGGTCCATCGTCGCAACACTATCCGCGCTACTACCGGCCCAATCCGGCCAGCCGCAATTATGTCCAGCATCTCAGGCTCTGGTACGCGCAGAGCCATCCGGACGAGGATTTCGCCGAGACCTTCGCGGTGTGGCTGCGGCCGCGCTCGAACTGGCGGACGCGCTATGCCGGCTGGCCGGCGCTGAAGAAGCTCGAATATGTCGACGAGCTGATGGGCGAGATCGCCGGCGAGCGGCCGCTGCTGACGACGCGCGAGCGGGTCGATCCGCTGCATACGCTGAAGCAGACGCTCGGCGAGCACTACAAGAAGAAGCAGGCGTTCTACGCCTTCACGCCGCCGAAGACCTACGACCGCGATCTGTCCAGGCTGTTCTCTGCCGATCCGCGGCATCACCGGCATCCGCCGGCTGCGTCCTTCATCAGGCGGCACCGCGCCCAGATCAGGCAGCTGGTCGCGCGGTGGACGGGCGAGAACCAGTTGACGCTCGATGCCGTGCTCGATGACATGATCTTGCGCTGCCGCGAGCTCAATCTGCGTGCCGTCGGCCCCGAGCAGAAGCTGGTGACCAATTTCACCATCCTGCTGACAGCCAAGACCATGCACGCGCTGTTCGGCCCGTCGCGCCGCAAATGGATCGCGCTATGAAACACTTTCGCATTCTGGTGCTGATGCACCCGGACTGTGTGCCGCCGGACTCCAGCGACGGATACTCGGCGCGGGAAATCAACGAGTGGAAAACCGAATACGACGTGGTGAGTACCCTGCGCGCGGCCGGCCATGAAGTGCGTCCGCTCGGCGTGCAGGAGGAAATCAAGCCGGTGCGCGACGAGATCGAGGGCTTCAAGCCGCACGTGGTGTTCACGCTGCTGGAGGAGTTTCACTACGACGTCGTGTATGACCAGCACATCGCGAGCTATCTCGAGCTGATGAAGATCCCCTATACCGGGTGCAATCCGCGCGGCCTGATCCTGGCGCGCGGCAAGGATCTGTCCAAGACGCTGGTGCATCACCGCCGCATCCCGGTGCCGGCCTTCGCCGTGTTCCCGATGCGCCGCAAGGTCAAGCGGCCGCCGCGGCTAGCGCTGCCGCTGATCGTCAAGAGCCTGAGCAGCGATGGATCGCTCGGTATCTCGCAGGCGTCGATCGTCGATACCGACGAGAAGCTCGCGGAGCGAGTCGCCTTCATCCATGAGCGGATCGGAACGGCCGCGATCGCCGAGCAGTTCATCGAGGGACGCGAGCTCTATGTCGGCGTGATCGGCAACAACAGGCTGCGGGTCCTGCCGGTTTGGGAATTGAAGTTCGGCAGCATGGGCGGCCCCGCCGCACGCCAGATCGCCACCGAGAAGGTCAAGCACGATACCAGCTACCAGGAGCGCATCGGAATTGCGGACGGGCCGGCGGAGGACCTTACGCCGGAACTATCAGCGCATATTCAACGGCTGGCGAAGCGGATCTACCGGACCTTGGGGCTCGACGGCTACGCGCGCATCGACTTCCGCCTGTCCACCAACGGCGTTCCGTATTTCATTGAAGCCAATCCCAATCCCGAAATCGCCAAGAGCCAGGAGTTCGCGACAGCCGCCGGGCATGACGGACTGGACTACCCGGTTCTGTTGAATCGCATTGTGGCGCTCGGGATCAGCCGCGCCAAGGCCGGCGTATCCCTGGGCTGAAACGAAGCGGTTAGAGGCTGCGCTGCAGCGCGTGGCGTCGCGCGTCCCTGGGGATGAACATCGCAAACGTTTCCCTAACGCGCGCCGCCGGCGTCGCGGCGGCAGTGGCTGTGGGAGCGGGTGCCGCCTCCGGACGAAACGCATCCGGTTCCGGCCAGCGCCGTGCAATCACGTCGCTCACGGCAGTCGCCCTGAGCAAGCCGTCGCTGCGGCAGGCATCGTAGACGTACAAAACGGCAAGAAAAATCGATACGACAACAAGGATCGTCTTGAAAATCGGCATTGTGATTGCGCCTTCTTGATTGAGGCGAACAATGCCCGGTCACGGTGAACCGCGCGTTTAGCGCGCCGGCCGATCGGCCGATACGGTTCCCAACTCATGAACGGGCTTGCGTAAACGGCTCGCTTACCAACGCCTTCAAGGTTGCGGCAACCAGCTTTCCTCACCGGCGGGAAAGAAGTCTCTGGCATCAAGAGACCAACAAGAAGACTGAGGAGGCACCATGTTCGTCGCCATTCGAGTCATGATCCTGATCGCCAGTGCTTACGCCGGCTCGGCCGTCGCGGAGATGCAGTTCGCGCCGCTGCCGAGCCTTGCGGCGTCGTCCGCGCCGTAGCACCGGCAACCGACGCAGTGCCCCGGCGCTTTACGCCGGATTGGGTGTTGCCGCGGCAACCCCGATTGCGCGGGCGGCGTTTTCCGTCATCCGGGTCGCCGTTAGCCGGAGGAAATACAGCGACAACCCCGGATTGCGTTCGCACAGCTTCCGCAGTGCGCCGTCGCTGATCCACAGCAAATCCACATCGGTTGCTGCCATGGCCGTCTGCGTGCGGCGCCGTTCGAGGGAGAACAGTCCGATCTCCCCGAACAATTCGCCTGCCGAGACCCCACGATCGATCTCGGGAAACCTGACGTCGCCCGATACGACCATGTAGAGCAGGTCGGCGTCGTCGCCTTTCCTGAAAATCGTTTCTCCAGCCCTGACGTGCTTCGTGTGCATGAACGGTTGCAGCCAGTTCGGAGAAAGGTCCGTCGCGGCAGCGCGCCTGGCCTTGCGAAGCAGCCGAACCATCTGGAACAGCAACACCACGTTCAGCGGCAGCAGAATGATGTGCAGGATGAGCACCGGGTAGATCCGGTCGCCCAATCCATAGCTGATGAATGCCAGATTGCTGAATATCGCGACGGTGCGCAGGCTCAACATCGTGCTCATGCAGAACGTCAGCAACACAAGAGCCGACACCAGGTAACCCAAGCCATCGATCAGCGTCATGACAGCGCCTCGTCGGAAATGAATTGCAAGAAATGCGCTCTGAAAACGACTGGAAACATGTACGAGTGCGCTTATTCTCTTGGGCAGAAATGAGGCCGAGCCGCCATGCATCTCAAACGACTGGCCGTATCGATCCTGAGCGGAGTGCTGCTCGCAGCCTCGGCCTGGTCAGGCGCAGCCCGCGCGGAGGGCGCCGCCGATCCGGCGTGGCCGACCCGGCAGTGGCAGAGTTCGACGCCGGAAGAGCAGGGGATGGATTCCGCCGCGCTGGCGCGGCTCGTCAACTTTGGCGCGGCTCACAGTTTCGATAGCCTCCTGATTGCGCGTCATGGCCGGATCGTGCTCGACGCTTACTATGCGCCGTACACGCCGGAGATCCCGCATCTCTTCAATTCCGTCACCAAGGCGGTGACCGGCACGCTGGTCGCGATGCTGCTCAGGGACAATTTGCTCGACAGCCTCGACCATCGCATGGTGGATTTCTTCGGCGACCGCACCATCGCCAATCTCGATGACCGCAAGCGGGCAATCACGATCCAGACCATGCTCGACATGACCTCGGGGATGGCCTGGACGGAGGGCGTCGAGGGCGGCAGGCCGGAGTCGCTGATCGAATGGGGGCGCAGCCCCGATGCGATCCAGTTCATCCTGGACCGTCCGATGGCGAAGGCGCCAGGCGAGGCGTTCTACTACAACACCGGCAATCCGCAGCTGCTGGCCGCGATCATCAACAAGCTCACCGGCGTGCGCGCGCGGGATTATGCGGTGACGAAACTGTTTCGTCCGCTCGGGATCGCCGCGCCCTACTGGCACAGCATCGGGCCGGGGCTGACGCAAGGCGGCGGCGGGCTGCTGCTCGCGCCGCGCGACGCCGCCAAGATCGGGCTGCTGTATCTGCATGACGGCGAATGGGAGGGGCAGCGGCTGCTGCCGTCCGGCTGGGTCGATCGCATCAAGCACGCGACGACAGAGATGCACGCCTCGTTCGATCGGTCCCTGCGCTATGCCAATTTCTTCTGGGTGATGCCGAAGCAGCAGGCCTTCATGGCGGTCGGCGACCGCTGCCAGCTGATCATGATCCTTCCCGCGCTCGACATCGTCACGGTCGTGACCGCGCGCGACTACTGCTCATTCGGCCGGATGGCCGACGACATTTCCGGCGCCGTCAAGTCCGACACGGCGCTGCCGGTGAACTCCGCCGGCGGCAATCAGCTTGCCGCGGCGCTGCGCGATGGCGCGACGGAAAAGCCGTCGGCGGTTGGTGCGGTGCCCGAGACTGCGGCCGCCATCTCGGGCAAGACCTGGCGCTTCCCGCCCAACGGCCTCAATCTGCGGGCGCTGACGCTGCATCTGACCGATCCGTCCGCGCACTACGAGCTGGAAACGGCGACGCCGGATCCGGCGAGGCCGGTCATCAAATTGGCGGGACCGATCGGGCTCGACGGCACCTATCGTCTCGGCCAGCCAACGCCGCTCGGCGTGATGGCGCTGAAAGGGACGTGGCAGACCGGTGAGACGTTTGCGATCGACCTGCGTCTGGTCGGCGATGATACCGACCGCAGATGGCTGCTCACGTTCGACGGCGGCAAGGCCAGGCTCAGCGGCAAGGATCGCTTCGGCCACGATGTGCAGGTTGATGCGGAAGCGCAGGGCGCGCAATAACGATTCGCTATTTTGAGGCAACGCGCACGGTGCAATGACGGTGATGTGTGCACGCACCCGACTTTCCCTGCGCCCTCTGTTCAAGAGAGAGGGCGGAATGAGATGCAAAACTCGGACGAAACGCGCCGCGAGAATGCGGACGCATGGTCCGCAGGCGGTCCAACAAACGCGATGTCGTCCTGGCGAAGGCCGGGACCCATAACCACCGAAGATGATTGTTGCGCGACGCTGGGGCGACAGCCCTCCTCAACAACACGACCCTGTGGTTATGGGTCCTGGCCTTCGCCAGGACGACAGTCGTGTGTGGTACCCGCACTGTCATCGCCCGGCTCGACCGGGCGATCCAGTACGCCCCGGCTTCTCGGCTCAAGCCCTGGCGTCTCTGGAATACTGGATCACCCCGCATGCGCGGGTGATGACACCGAGTAGCTGTTTGACAGGTGAATCGGAATCGCCTCGTCGTTCCCGCACGGTGGCCTCGCCGTCGTGACCGGAGCAGGGCGCATCACGACTGACGCACGCCAACGCGCACGCCGGCCATTGTCAGATGGCCGCGCGGGTCAGCAATGCTGCGGAGATTGTGCGCCCTCGCGTCGCGGCGCGGCAGCGCGCCTAGTGGTCGGTCTTCGGCGTCTTGGCTGCGAAGTCGAGGCCGAGCCGAAGGGCGCGTTCCTGGCGCTCTTCCGTCAGGAACTGCAGCTCCCGCTCCAGCGACCGCGCCACCTCGTCCTGCGTTTCCTTGGAGTGGCGGCGGGAGCCGCCTTGCGGTTTGGCCGATTGGGCAGTCACGGGAGAATCCCTGTCATCGCAGTGTCACAGGCCCTGATGCCACGGCCGGAGTCCGGCGGACAATCAAAAAGAATTCAGCGGGGCCCCTTTGGAATGTTTGTTGTGCATCTGACTCAAATTTAAGCAGGAAATTCTCCCGGCCTTGTCGCGAACGCCGAAGCCGTAGACCCGCGGTCTCATCAATTCGGATGAGACGGCCCGGT from Bradyrhizobium sp. B124 includes:
- a CDS encoding putative zinc-binding metallopeptidase, with product MLEQRLSSLRVAVEGTWLADCVSTLYEELEERGIRLRPHAWISSEWFSPADVPGIAIPFYLAHPRLMKLEKKMMLDVEGASWSECMAILRHEAGHAIQHGYQLQRRRRWQQLFGPSSQHYPRYYRPNPASRNYVQHLRLWYAQSHPDEDFAETFAVWLRPRSNWRTRYAGWPALKKLEYVDELMGEIAGERPLLTTRERVDPLHTLKQTLGEHYKKKQAFYAFTPPKTYDRDLSRLFSADPRHHRHPPAASFIRRHRAQIRQLVARWTGENQLTLDAVLDDMILRCRELNLRAVGPEQKLVTNFTILLTAKTMHALFGPSRRKWIAL
- a CDS encoding ATP-grasp domain-containing protein encodes the protein MKHFRILVLMHPDCVPPDSSDGYSAREINEWKTEYDVVSTLRAAGHEVRPLGVQEEIKPVRDEIEGFKPHVVFTLLEEFHYDVVYDQHIASYLELMKIPYTGCNPRGLILARGKDLSKTLVHHRRIPVPAFAVFPMRRKVKRPPRLALPLIVKSLSSDGSLGISQASIVDTDEKLAERVAFIHERIGTAAIAEQFIEGRELYVGVIGNNRLRVLPVWELKFGSMGGPAARQIATEKVKHDTSYQERIGIADGPAEDLTPELSAHIQRLAKRIYRTLGLDGYARIDFRLSTNGVPYFIEANPNPEIAKSQEFATAAGHDGLDYPVLLNRIVALGISRAKAGVSLG
- a CDS encoding cyclic nucleotide-binding domain-containing protein: MTLIDGLGYLVSALVLLTFCMSTMLSLRTVAIFSNLAFISYGLGDRIYPVLILHIILLPLNVVLLFQMVRLLRKARRAAATDLSPNWLQPFMHTKHVRAGETIFRKGDDADLLYMVVSGDVRFPEIDRGVSAGELFGEIGLFSLERRRTQTAMAATDVDLLWISDGALRKLCERNPGLSLYFLRLTATRMTENAARAIGVAAATPNPA
- a CDS encoding serine hydrolase, producing MHLKRLAVSILSGVLLAASAWSGAARAEGAADPAWPTRQWQSSTPEEQGMDSAALARLVNFGAAHSFDSLLIARHGRIVLDAYYAPYTPEIPHLFNSVTKAVTGTLVAMLLRDNLLDSLDHRMVDFFGDRTIANLDDRKRAITIQTMLDMTSGMAWTEGVEGGRPESLIEWGRSPDAIQFILDRPMAKAPGEAFYYNTGNPQLLAAIINKLTGVRARDYAVTKLFRPLGIAAPYWHSIGPGLTQGGGGLLLAPRDAAKIGLLYLHDGEWEGQRLLPSGWVDRIKHATTEMHASFDRSLRYANFFWVMPKQQAFMAVGDRCQLIMILPALDIVTVVTARDYCSFGRMADDISGAVKSDTALPVNSAGGNQLAAALRDGATEKPSAVGAVPETAAAISGKTWRFPPNGLNLRALTLHLTDPSAHYELETATPDPARPVIKLAGPIGLDGTYRLGQPTPLGVMALKGTWQTGETFAIDLRLVGDDTDRRWLLTFDGGKARLSGKDRFGHDVQVDAEAQGAQ